The Streptomyces luteogriseus genome includes a window with the following:
- a CDS encoding Rv1733c family protein — MLGRTPPPSPLPPRELPRVMFWRLRRNPLRRRSDLAQAWIGLGLTLAVLAATPLALFLVGDAAHRHYARAAQQQAATRHHTTAVLIEDARSHPEPGSAEARQTLYPTKVRFTDPHGRTHTAHAGAQPALPRGSTLRVWADMDGDLTDPPLSPDQIRSRAMGSALIAVMGVHVAAAIVYGTAGRVIQHHNLVAWETAWAATAPRWTTSP; from the coding sequence ATGCTCGGCCGCACACCCCCACCCTCACCGCTGCCGCCACGGGAACTGCCCCGGGTCATGTTCTGGCGGCTGCGGCGCAACCCCCTGCGCCGCCGCAGCGACCTGGCCCAGGCATGGATCGGCCTCGGCCTGACCCTGGCCGTGCTGGCGGCAACTCCCCTCGCCCTGTTCCTCGTCGGCGACGCCGCCCACCGCCATTACGCCCGCGCGGCCCAGCAACAGGCCGCCACCCGGCACCACACGACCGCGGTACTGATCGAGGACGCCCGCAGTCACCCCGAACCCGGGTCCGCCGAGGCGAGACAGACCCTCTACCCGACCAAGGTCCGCTTCACCGACCCCCACGGACGCACCCACACGGCCCACGCCGGTGCCCAGCCGGCCCTGCCCAGGGGCTCCACCCTCCGCGTCTGGGCCGACATGGACGGAGATCTCACCGACCCGCCCCTGAGCCCCGATCAGATCCGCAGCCGTGCGATGGGCTCCGCCCTGATCGCCGTCATGGGCGTCCACGTCGCGGCAGCCATCGTCTACGGGACGGCCGGCCGCGTCATCCAGCATCACAACCTCGTGGCCTGGGAGACCGCCTGGGCCGCGACAGCCCCTCGCTGGACGACATCCCCCTGA
- a CDS encoding rod shape-determining protein yields the protein MTDAHDLSGDAARHRPWPLCRRCCGIALDLGSARTRVWLAGKGTVVDVPTVTFPGTGAVYPVQRGTIIDTPGCSRMLKRLLDHRLPRFTRPMVIVTTPVLDGVAYRSRARAAVEVLRPRSVLTVPSARSIALAADADLSRPLLVADIGAHLTEVVLLCDGAVTDAHRTAIGTSDLDETTPPGQLVEAVVAMLTAMRRHDRTSLTSEALRRGLLLAGGGALRPDITHPLTARLKAPLRIVPAPHTAAVRGAAKFLQAAHTHPSASATLPPVARPH from the coding sequence ATGACCGACGCCCACGACCTGTCCGGTGACGCCGCCCGTCACCGGCCGTGGCCCCTGTGCCGGCGCTGCTGCGGCATCGCGCTGGACCTGGGCAGCGCCCGCACCCGCGTCTGGCTCGCCGGCAAGGGCACGGTCGTCGACGTGCCCACCGTCACCTTCCCCGGCACCGGAGCGGTCTACCCCGTGCAGCGCGGGACCATCATCGACACCCCGGGGTGTTCCCGGATGCTGAAGCGCCTGCTCGACCACCGGTTGCCCCGGTTCACCCGGCCCATGGTCATCGTCACCACCCCCGTCCTGGACGGCGTCGCCTACCGCAGCCGGGCCCGCGCCGCCGTCGAGGTGCTTCGGCCGCGCAGCGTCCTGACCGTGCCCAGTGCCCGGAGCATCGCCCTGGCCGCCGACGCGGACCTGTCCCGGCCGCTGTTGGTGGCGGACATCGGCGCCCACCTCACCGAGGTGGTCCTGCTGTGCGACGGCGCCGTCACCGACGCACACCGCACGGCGATCGGCACCAGCGACCTCGACGAGACGACTCCGCCCGGACAACTCGTCGAAGCGGTGGTGGCGATGCTGACGGCGATGCGCCGCCACGACCGCACCTCGCTCACCTCCGAAGCCCTGCGGCGCGGTCTCCTCCTGGCCGGCGGGGGAGCCCTGCGCCCCGACATCACCCACCCCCTCACCGCTCGGCTGAAGGCGCCGCTGCGTATCGTCCCGGCCCCGCACACGGCGGCCGTGCGCGGGGCCGCCAAGTTCCTGCAGGCCGCTCACACCCACCCCTCGGCCTCCGCGACCCTCCCGCCCGTCGCCCGCCCTCACTAG
- a CDS encoding sensor histidine kinase → MSLFWRIFALNAVVLGMATALLLWAPVTVSVPVLLTEAVILVGGLAVMLVANAALLRFGLAPLDRLTRLMTTVDLLRPGQRLPASGGGGVAEVIRTFNAMLERLEQERVASSARALLAQEAERRRIAQELHDEVGQSMTAILLGLKRSADDAPEALRGELQELQEITRESLDEVRRLVRRLRPGVLDDLGLVSALTSLSEDFATHTRLLVTRSFGTDLPALAPETELVLYRVAQESLTNVARHADAGRVTVALRRADDSVVLTVTDDGSGIGAPREGAGIRGMRERALLVGGRLEITPAPHAGTRVQLTAPVARKQP, encoded by the coding sequence GTGTCCTTGTTCTGGCGGATCTTCGCCCTCAACGCCGTGGTGCTGGGCATGGCCACGGCCCTGCTGCTGTGGGCTCCGGTGACCGTCTCCGTGCCGGTGCTGCTGACCGAGGCGGTCATCCTGGTCGGCGGTCTGGCCGTCATGCTCGTCGCGAACGCCGCGCTGCTGCGGTTCGGGCTGGCCCCGCTGGACCGGCTCACCAGGCTGATGACCACCGTGGACCTGCTGCGGCCCGGCCAGCGCCTGCCCGCTTCCGGCGGCGGTGGTGTCGCCGAGGTGATCCGCACGTTCAACGCGATGCTGGAGCGGCTGGAGCAGGAGCGGGTCGCGAGCAGCGCCCGGGCCCTGCTCGCCCAGGAGGCGGAACGCCGGCGCATCGCCCAGGAACTGCATGACGAGGTCGGCCAGAGCATGACCGCGATCCTGCTCGGGCTCAAACGGTCCGCGGACGACGCGCCGGAGGCGCTGCGCGGGGAGTTGCAGGAGTTGCAGGAGATCACCCGGGAGAGCCTCGACGAGGTCCGCCGGCTGGTGCGCCGGCTGCGGCCGGGTGTGCTGGACGACCTGGGCCTGGTGAGCGCGCTGACCTCGCTCAGCGAGGACTTCGCCACGCACACGAGGCTGTTGGTGACGCGCAGCTTCGGCACCGACCTGCCCGCTCTGGCGCCGGAGACGGAACTGGTCCTCTACCGGGTCGCCCAGGAGTCGCTGACCAACGTCGCCCGCCACGCGGACGCCGGGCGGGTCACCGTCGCCCTGCGCCGCGCCGACGACAGCGTGGTGCTGACGGTGACCGACGACGGCAGCGGTATCGGGGCACCCCGCGAAGGCGCCGGCATCCGCGGTATGCGCGAGCGGGCCCTGCTCGTCGGGGGCAGGCTGGAGATCACCCCGGCACCCCACGCCGGCACCCGCGTCCAGCTCACCGCGCCCGTTGCAAGGAAGCAGCCCTGA
- a CDS encoding response regulator: MSDSSTPAPTPSSTIRILLADDHALVRRGVRLILDQQPDLEVVAEAGDGAEAIELARTSEVDLAVLDIAMPRLTGLQAARELSALKPELRILMLTMHDNEQYFFQALKAGASGYVLKSVADRDLVAACRAAMRDEPFLYPGAVTALIRNYLDRSRHGDETPDQILTPREEEVLKLVAEGHSSKEIADLLFISIKTVQRHRANLLQKLGLRDRLDLTRYAIRAGLIEP, encoded by the coding sequence ATGTCCGACTCGTCCACGCCCGCCCCGACGCCCTCGAGCACGATCCGCATCCTGCTCGCCGACGACCACGCGCTGGTCCGGCGCGGTGTGCGGCTCATCCTCGACCAGCAACCGGACCTCGAAGTGGTCGCCGAGGCCGGTGACGGGGCCGAGGCCATCGAGCTGGCCCGCACCAGCGAGGTCGACCTGGCCGTGCTCGACATCGCCATGCCACGCCTGACCGGGCTGCAGGCAGCGCGCGAACTGTCCGCCCTCAAGCCGGAGCTGCGGATCCTGATGCTGACCATGCACGACAACGAGCAGTACTTCTTCCAGGCTCTCAAGGCCGGTGCGAGCGGGTATGTGCTGAAGTCCGTGGCCGACCGGGACCTGGTCGCCGCCTGCCGGGCAGCGATGCGGGACGAGCCCTTCCTGTATCCCGGCGCGGTGACCGCCCTGATCCGCAACTACCTCGACCGGTCCCGCCACGGGGACGAGACTCCCGATCAGATCCTCACTCCCCGTGAGGAAGAGGTTCTCAAGCTGGTCGCCGAGGGCCACTCCTCCAAGGAGATCGCGGACCTGCTGTTCATCAGCATCAAGACCGTCCAGCGCCACCGCGCCAACCTGCTGCAGAAACTCGGCCTGCGCGATCGCCTCGACCTGACCCGCTACGCCATCCGCGCCGGACTGATCGAGCCCTGA
- a CDS encoding TraR/DksA family transcriptional regulator: MVNHQTIDESTTHLSSEDLAALRENLHEQRLFRQEQLRLLAGPVTSRAEDRIRQRAAAQIEVRVKLAASARMVLTDVEAALTRMNEGSYGSCHLCRRPVERERLMIVPQARYCARCQQVKEAQP, from the coding sequence GTGGTGAACCACCAGACCATCGACGAGAGCACGACGCACCTGTCGTCCGAGGACCTCGCGGCGCTGCGCGAGAACCTCCACGAGCAGCGCCTGTTCCGCCAGGAGCAACTGCGCCTGCTCGCCGGACCGGTCACCTCCCGGGCCGAGGACCGTATCCGGCAGCGGGCCGCCGCGCAGATCGAGGTCCGCGTCAAACTCGCCGCCTCGGCCCGCATGGTCCTCACCGACGTCGAAGCGGCCCTCACCCGCATGAACGAGGGCTCGTACGGCTCCTGCCACTTGTGCCGGCGCCCGGTCGAACGGGAACGGCTCATGATCGTGCCGCAGGCCCGCTACTGCGCCCGCTGCCAGCAGGTCAAGGAGGCACAGCCATGA
- a CDS encoding TraR/DksA C4-type zinc finger protein encodes MSLDVTRAEPHPHEARRRLEHARTSRLAQLRALDETERGADDHLLSAQKTAMERVLKEIEDAFTRIDDGTYGICVGCAKPVPAERLEILPYTRHCVACQRRTA; translated from the coding sequence ATGTCGCTCGATGTCACCCGGGCCGAACCCCACCCGCACGAGGCCCGCCGGCGCCTGGAACACGCCCGCACCTCCCGGCTGGCCCAACTGCGGGCCCTCGACGAGACCGAGCGCGGCGCGGACGACCACCTGCTGTCCGCGCAGAAGACCGCGATGGAGCGGGTCCTCAAGGAGATCGAGGACGCCTTCACCCGCATCGACGACGGCACCTACGGAATCTGCGTGGGCTGCGCGAAGCCCGTTCCCGCGGAGCGGCTCGAGATCCTGCCCTACACCCGCCACTGCGTCGCCTGCCAGCGCCGCACGGCCTGA